CGCCCATCACCGCGATCTGGGCGGTCGGCCAGGCGATGTTCATGTCGGCGCCGAGGTGCTTGGAGCCCATCACGTCGTACGCGCCGCCGTACGCCTTGCGGGTGATCACGGTGATCATCGGCACGGTCGCCTCGGCGTACGCGTAGATCAGCTTCGCGCCGCGGCGGATGATGCCGTTCCACTCCTGGTCGGTGCCGGGCAGGAAGCCGGGTACGTCGACGAAGGTCAGGATCGGCACGTTGAACGCGTCGCAGGTGCGGACGAACCGGGCCGCCTTCTCCGACGCGTCGATGTCGAGCGTGCCGGCGAACTGCATCGGCTGGTTCGCGACCACGCCGACCGGGCGGCCCTCGACCCGGCCGAACCCGACGATCAGGTTCGGCGCGAACAGCGCCTGTACCTCGAGGAAGTCGCCGTCGTCGACCACGGTCTCGATCACCGTGTGCATGTCGTACGGCTGGTTCGGCGAGTCCGGGATCAGCGTGTCGAGCGCCGCGTCCAGGTCGGTCACCGCGAGGTCGGCCGGGGCGTCGTACACCGGCGGGTCCTCGAGGTTGTTCTGCGGCAGGTGCGCGACCAGGGCCTTCACCCAGTCGATCGCGTCCTCCTCGTCGCTGCCGAGGTAGTGCGCGTTGCCGGACTTGGTGTTGTGCGTCCGGGCGCCGCCGAGCTCCTCCTGGGTGACGTCCTCACCAGTGACGGTCTTGATCACGTCCGGGCCGGTGATGAACATGTACGACGACTCGTCCACCATCACGGTGAAGTCGGTGACGGCCGGCGAGTACACCGCGCCGCCGGCGCACGGGCCCATGATGAGGGAGATCTGCGGGATCACCCCGGACGCGCGGACGTTGCGGCGGAAGATCTCGCCGTACAGGCCGAGGCTCACGACGCCTTCCTGGATCCGGGCGCCGCCGGAGTCGTTGATGCCGATCAGCGGGCAGCCGATCTTCATCGCCAGGTCCATCACCTTGACGATCTTCTCGCCGAACACCTCGCCGAGCGAGCCACCGAAGACGGTGAAGTCCTGGGCGAACACGCACACCTGGCGGCCGTCGATGGTGCCGAAGCCGGTCACCACGCCGTCGCCGTACGGGCGGTTCGCGTCGAGCCCGAACGAGGTGGACCGGTGGCGGGCGAACTCGTCCAGCTCGGAGAAGGATCCCTCGTCCAGCAGCAGGGCGATCCGCTCGCGCGCGGTCTTCTTGCCGCGGGCGTGCTGCTTCTCCACCGCGCGCTCGGACCCGGCGTGCACGGCCTCGTCCAGCCGCTGCTCCAGGTCCGCGAGCTTCCCGGCGGTGGTGTGGATGTTCACGGTCTCTCCCATAGTCGGGCAGCCTAACTGGCCGGTAGGCGGTTGGCGGCTGTGACTTGGGACGCAGTGGGTTGGGGGTGGGTGGGGACGGGCTGGGGGTTGGGGGTGATGTGAAGAGGGTTGGTGGTGAGCGGGAGGTGAGGCCTGGCGGGGGTGGGGGTTTTCGGGCCAGGGAAGGAAAGGTCGAGTGGGGTGGGGCTTGGGGATTGGTGATGTGCGCCTGGTGGGGGGACTATTTGGTGGCTTGACGGGGGTTGGGCGTGCCTTCTTGCGGGTTAGTGGGGGCCTGCGGCGAAGATCTTGGTCAGGCGGGCTGCTAGGGCCAGGTCGCCTCGGACGGAGAGGCGTTGTTTGAGGACGGCGGTGATGGGGTCCTCGTTGCCGGTGACGATCTTCAGGAGGGTGGCGGGATCGGTGCGGACCGAGATCTGGGCCGGGCCGGGGTGGGTGGGCAGCAGTTCGCAGCGGCCGTCGGTGATCTGGAGGTAGTACTCGTCGACGCCCTCGCCGTGTACGCCGCCGGCCGCGCCCGTGATCTGCCAGGTGACGACCGCGTCGAACCCGCCGGCCCGGGCCGGCCGGAGGTACTCCGGCATCCGGCGAAAGATCTCGCGCAACGCGATCTCTCGCACACCCCCGATGAGTCGATGCCGAAGCTCCCGTTCCGACGTCCGGTCCACCAGCCGGGCCAGTTCGCCCAGTTCGAGCCCTGACCAGTCGCCGGACTCCAACCAGTGCGCACCGCCACGCTCGGTCAAGCAGACCTCCCCGTGGCGACTTCCTGACGAAACCGTTCCGGACACCCGTACGGCGTGCCCGTGGCGACTTCCTACCAGACCGTAGGAATTTCCTACGACCTGGTAGGTTTGTCAAGTGGTCAGCCCCGACGAGCCGGTTGCGGAACCTCGCCGCCGGGCCGCGCACCTCGGCCCGGAACGCCGGCGGCCGATGATCCTCGAGGCCGCCCTGGAGGTCTTCTCCGAGCGCGGCTACGCCGGTACGACGATGCAGTCGGTCGCCGACGCCGCCGGAGTCACCAAGCCGGTCGTCTACGCCTCGTTCGCCAACCGCGACGAGCTGCTGCTGGCGCTGCTGGCCCGCGAGGAGCAGCACCTGGTGCTCTCGATCATGGCCGCGCTGCCGGCCGACCCGACCGTCGGGACGCCGCAGGAGCACGTCCTCGAAGGGCTGTCGGCGTTCCTCGAGACCGCGGCGAAGAATCCCCAGTCCTGGCGGATCGTCTTCGGAGCCCAGTACGGCGCGGCCCCGGTCGTCGCCGACCGCGTCCGCGCCGCCCGCGCGTTCCTGGTCGAAGGCCTGCGGCTGACGCTCGTGCAATCGTTGCCGGGCGTCACCGCCCCGGACGCGAACCTCCCGGTCCTGGCCGAGATGCTCGCCTCGATGACCGAGGCCTGCGCCCGCATGCTCGTTGTCGACGGGACCGACCGCACCCCGGCCGAGCTGGCCCAAGTCGTCTCCCAAGTAGTCGGCGGCGGCTTCAGCTCGGTCTGACCACCCGACCGCCTGCCCCCGCTCCCGCCTCGCGCCTCGCGCTCCCGCGCCTCGCGCTCCCACGCCCCGCGCCCCGCGCTCCCGCGCCCCGCGCTCCCGCGCTCCCGGCGTACCGTTAGCTCGTCGCCACGCTCGGTCACGATCTGCGTTCACTGGCCGGACCATGAGGCGAGAGAGCGCGGCCACAGATATCGTGGGCGAACGTGACCGAGACCGGCAGTCAGGCGAACGCCCGCACCCGTACCCGCGCACGTTTCGAAGTCCCCGAGGAGCTGCGGGCTGATGTCCGCCTGCTCGGCGAGATCCTGGGCCGCATCCTGGTCGAGTACGCCGGGCAGCCGCTGCTGGACGACGTGGAGAAGCTGCGCGAGCTGACCATCGCCGGTGACGGGGAGGCGGCCGAGCGGCTGGTCGCGACCTGGCCGCACGAGCGTGCCGAGGACGTCGCCCGCGCGTTCACCTGCTACTTCCACCTCACCAACCTGAGCGAGGAGCTGCACCGCGCCCGCGTCCTGCGCGAGCGCGACCGCTCCGGCGACGCCCCGGCGGTGTCCGAGCTGGCCCAGGCGGTCGAGCAGATCTCCACCGACGCCGGTGAGCAGCAGGCCCGCGCGCTGCTCAACGGGCTGGAGTTCCGCCCGGTCCTGACCGCGCACCCGACCGAGGCGCGGCGCCGCGCCGTCCTGGCGACGATCCGGCGGATCTCCTCGCTGCTGGAGGAGCGTAACGACCCGCGCGCCGGTGACGCCGAGCTGGCCGAGAACCGGCGCGGCCTGGTCGAGCAGGTCGACATCCTCTGGCGCACGGGGCAGCTGCGGACCAGCCGGCCGACGCCGCTGGACGAGGTGCGGTCGGCGATGGCGGTGTTCGAGGAGACCCTGTTCGATGTCGTCGGCAACGTCTACCGCCGGCTCGACGACGCCCTGGCCGGGGACGCGGCCGGGACGCGCCCGCCGGTGGTCGCGCCGTTCGTCCGGCTCGGGTCCTGGATCGGCGGCGACCGCGACGGCAACCCGAACGTCACCGCCGCGATCACCCGCGAGGCGATGCAGATCCAGGCCGACCACGTGCTGCGCGCGCTGGAGCAGGCCACCGACCAGCTCGGCCGGTCGCTCACGCTGGACGCGGCGACCACCCCGCCGTCCGCGCCGGTCCGCCGGATCCTGGAGGACGCCCGCGCGGTCAACCCGGAGCTGATCGCCGACATCGAGACCCGCTCGCCCGCCGAGCCGCACCGGCAGCTCCTGCTGCTGGCCGCGCGCCGGCTGGCCGCGACCCGCGGCCGGGACGCCGACTTCGGCTACCCGCGGGCCGCCGACTTCGCGCACGAGCTGAAGGTCCTGCAGGACTCGCTGGTCTCGGCCGGCGCACCCCGCCAGGCGTTCGGGCAACTGCAGCAGCTCATTTGGCAGGTCAGCTCGTTCGGCTTCCACCTGGCCGAGCTGGAGGTCCGCCAGCACTCCTCGGTGCACGCCAAGGCGCTGGAGGAGGTCCTGGGCGGTGGTGAGCTGTCCGACCAGACCGAGGAGGTGCTGGCCACCCTTCGGGTGATCGGCCAGATCCAGCAGCGCTTCGGCCCCGAGGCCTGCCGCCGGTACGTCGTGTCGTTCACCCGGAACGCCGGTGACCTGGCCGCGGTCTACGAGCTGGCCGACGCGGCGCTGGACGGCCGGCCGATCGAGCTGGACGTCGTACCGCTGTTCGAGACCGGCGAGGACCTGCAGAACTCGGTCGAGGTGCTGGACAACGCGATCCAGCTGACCCGCGTCCGGCACCGCCTGACCGCGAACGACCGCCGCTTCGAGGTCATGCTCGGCTACTCCGACTCCGCCAAGGACGTCGGCCCGGTCTCGGCCACCCTCGCCCTGTACGACGCGCAGGCGCGGATCACCGCCTGGTCCCAGCGCAACGCGATCCGGCTGACCCTGTTCCACGGCCGCGGCGGTGCGCTCGGCCGGGGCGGCGGCCCCGCCAACCGCGCCGTGCTCGCGCAGGCGCCCGGCTCGGTCGCGGGCCGGTTCAAGCTGACCGAGCAGGGCGAGGCGATCCCGGCCCGGTACGGCAACGCCCCGATCGCGCAGCGGCACATCGAGCAGGTCACCGCCGCCACGCTGCTGGCGTCCACCCCAGCGATCGAGGAGCGGGCCACGGCGGCCGCCGACCGGTTCGGCGAGATCGAGAAGGTCCTCGACGAGGCCGCCCGTACGGCGTACCACCAGCTGGTGAAGGCCGACGGGTTCGCCGAGTGGTTCGGCCGGGTCACCCCGCTGGAGGAGCTCGGCCAGCTGCCGCTCGGGTCGCGCCCGGCGCGTCGTGGCGTGGCGGTGTCCTCGCTGGAGGACCTGCGAGCGATCCCCTGGGTGTTCGCCTGGTCGCAGGCCCGCGTGAACGCACCGGGCTGGTACGGCCTGGGCTCCGCGCTCGCGGCCGTCGGTGACGTCGCCGCGCTGCAGGACGCGAACAAGAACTGGCCGCTGTTCCAGGTGATGCTGGAGAACGCGGAGATGTCGCTGGCCAAGACCGACCGGCGCATCCTCGGCCGCTACCTGGAGCTGGGCGACCGCGACGACCTGACCCAGCTGATGCTGGACGAGCACGAGCTGACCACCGAGTGGGTGCTCAAGGTGCTCGGCGGCGACCGGCTGCTGGCCGGACGGCGGGTGCTGGGCCGTGCGGTCGAGCTGCGCAACCCGTACGTCGACGCGCTCAGCTACCTGCAGCTGCGAGCCCTGCGGACCCTGCGGACGGATGACTCACTCGACGAGGAGCAGATCGTGCGCACGCGCAGACTGCTGCTGCTGACCGTGTCGGGCGTTGCCGCCGGCCTGCAGAACACCGGCTGATGGAGCACCCGAGGTTCGGCGACCTGGAGCGCCCGCCGCTGGACGAGAAGTTCCTGCGGGCGCGCCTGCTGGGTCCTGGTGGGCTGTGGACGCAGATCGACGTACTGACCGAGACGCCGTCCACCAACGCCGTCCTGGCCGCCGCTGCACGCACCGGAGCCCCTGAGGGTCTGGTGGCGACAGCGGAGTACCAGTCGTCCGGACGTGGACGGCTGGGCCGCACGTGGACCACTCCGCCGCGCTCTGCGCTGCTGACGTCGGTCCTGCTGCGCCCGACTGCGGTCCCGGCTGCTCGCTGGCCGTGGCTGGGCCTGCTGGTCTCGCTGGCCGTCGCATCCGCCGTACGGCGAGTTGCTGAGGTCCCGGCGCAGGTGAAGTGGCCGAACGACGTACTGATCGAGGACCGGAAGCTCGCGGGCATCCTGCTCGAGCGGGTCGAGGGGCCGGCGGCGATCGTCGGGATGGGCCTCAACGTCACGCTGCGCGCCGACGAGCGGCCGCATCCGGCGGCGACGTCACTGGCGCTGGAAGGCGCGGCGACGACGGACCGGGTGACGGTGCTGTCCGCCGTACTGCGAGAGCTGGCTGCCCGGTACGAGGAGTGGGTCGCCGCGGCGGGCGATCCGGCGGTGATCCTGCCGGACTATCAGGAGCTGTCGGCAACGATCGGCCGGCCGGTCCGGGTCGAGCTGCCGGACGGGAAGTTCCTGGAGGGCAAGGCGACCGGGCTGGACACCGACGGCCGGCTGCTGGTCGACGCCGCCGACGGCCAACGAGCGCTGGCCGCCGGCGACGTGACACACCTACGCCCTAGCTAGTGAACAGCTTGGCTGCGGTGATCAGGGTCTGGATGACGCCGTAGCCGAGCAAGACGGCGACGAGCGCCCAGGAAACGACCAGGCGAGGTGTCTGGTTCATGACGCGGCCTCCGTTGCTGCGGTGCTGGACTTCTCGTGGAACCTCTCGGCGACCGGGCGGATCAGCAGGTTGGCGACGAAACCGATCGCCAGGACGCCGACCATGGTGAACAGCGCCGGCCGGTAGGCCTCCTCGGTCAGCGTGCCCGGCTTGCCCTCACGGTCCAGGAAGCCGTTGATGATGAGCGGCCCGGCGACCCCCGCCACCGACCACGCGGTCAGCAGCCGGCCGTGGATCGCGCCGACCTGGTACGTGCCGAACAGGTCCCGCAGGTACGCCGGTACGGTCGCGAAACCGCCGCCGTAGAAGGACAGGATGACCGCGGCCAGCAGGACGAACAGGGCCGTGCTGTTGTGGCCGACGGTGGCCAGCAGGAAGTACGCGATGATCCCGACGCCGAGGTACAGCGCGTAGATCGGCTTGCGGCCGATCACGTCGGACGTCGTCGACCAGCCGAACCGGCCGGCCATGTTGAAGATCGACAGCACACCGACGAACCCGGCCGCCGCGGCGACCGCGACCGACGACTTGCCGTCCGCGCCGCGGAAGAAGTCCTGGATCATCGGGCTGGCCTGCTCGAGGATGCCGATCCCGGCGGTGACGTTGCAGAGCAGCACCACCCACAGCAGCCAGAACTGCGGGGTCTTGATCGCGTTCGCGGCCGAGACGTTCGAGGTGGTGACGAGCGCCTTCTGCTTGACCGTCGACGGGTCGAAACCGTCCGGCTTCCAGCCCTCGGCGGGAACCCGGATGTTGAAGACGCCGAACATCATGATCACGAAGTAGGCGAGGCCGAGCGTGACGAACAGCGCGACCAGCGCGCCGCCGCCGGCCACCGACGCCGAGTTGTTCGGGTCGTAGCCGTCGTCGTACAGGCTGAGCAGCTGGCGCGACAGCGGGCTGGCGACCAGCGCGCCACCGCCGAAGCCCATGATCGCCAGGCCGGTGGCCAGGCCCGGGCGGTCCGGGAACCACTTGATCAGCGTCGAGACCGGCGAGATGTAGCCGATGCCCAGGCCGATGCCGCCGATCACGCCGTACCCGAGGTAGACCAGCCAGAGCTGACCGGTCCCGATGCCCAGGGCGCCGACCAGGAAGCCGGCGGCCCAGAAGCAGGCCGAGACGAACATCGCCTTGCGCGGCCCGTTGCGCTCGACCCACGTCCCGCCGACCGCGGCGGACAGTCCCAGCATCACGATCGCGATGCTGAAGATCACGCCGATCGAGGTCTGGCTGGCGTCGAAGTGCTTGACCAGCGAGGTCTTGTAGACCGAGGTCGCGTAGGCCTGACCGATGCACAGGTGTACCGCCAGCGCGGCCGGTGGGATCAGCCAGCGGCTGTACCCCGGGGGTGCGACGCTGTGCTCCCGGTCGAGGACCGACAAGATGCCCATCAGAACTGACTCCTTAGCAGGTAGCCCCCTGGCGCATACTGTCTTGCTGTATGCATTCTGTAAAGCATTGAATCACTTTCTCCGCCTGCTGCGTCTCGTCTCGTGATTGACTGATCTCATGGCGATCTCGGCGAAGTTGTTGGGTGAGGACGAGTACGTCGTCGTCAGCACCCGGACGCACTGGAAAGCGCTGATCTTCCCGGTGTTCCTGCTGCTGCTCGTGGTGGCGGGCGGCGGTGGGTTCCTGACCGCGGTGGTGCCGTCGGGCAACCTGCAGACCCCGGCCCGGATCGCGATCGGCGTGGCCGGGCTGCTGGTCCTGGTGGTGTTCGGGGCCAAGCCGTTCCTGAACTGGTTCTTCTCGACGTACACGCTGACCAACCGGCGGCTGATCACCCGGCACGGCATCCTGACCCGGACCGGCCGCGACATCCCGCTGATGCGGATCAACGACGTGTCGTACGAGCACGGCCTGATCGACCGGATGCTCGGCTGCGGCACGCTGCAGATCCAGTCGGCCAGCGAGGGCGGGCATGTCGTCCTGCCCGACGTACCGCACGTCGAGCAGATGCACCTGAAGATGTCCGACCTGCTGTTCGGCGGGCCCGACGGCAAGCCCGGCGACGGCTACCTCGACGACGAGGCACCGCCGCAGCACCAGCGGATCCGGTCGCAGCAGCCGCCGGCCGAGGAGCCCGAGGCCGAGACGCTGTTCAGCTCCGACGACAACGACCGGCGCTGAGCTGCCCGTGATCTGCCCCGCGATCTGCCCCGGGGTGCCCTGCTGCCCGGCCCCGGTGCGCGATAGCCTCGGGTGACGGGTCGAGCACCTGTCCCGCAGGCCAGTAGATGAAGGGGTTTCGGCAATGATCGATCCAGCCGGTGACGACCGGAACGAGCCGCCACCGAGCATCGACGTGACCAAGCCCAGCGTCGCGCGGGTCTACGACATGCTGCTCGGCGGCAAGGACAACTACGAGTCCGACCGGGTGATCTACCGCCAGATCATGGAGGTCGCGCCCGACCTGCCGGTCTGGGCCCGGGAGAACCGGCGCTGGCTGCAGCGCGCGGTCAGCTGGCTGACCCGCGAGCACCGGATCAGCCAGTTCCTCGACCTCGGTGCCGGCCTGCCGACCGCGCAGAACACCCACCAGATCGCCCAGGGCATCAACCCGGTGACCAAGGTCGTGTACGTCGACAACGACCCGTCGGTGATCGCGCACGGCCGCGCCCTGCTGCTCGACAACGAGTACACCGACTTCGCCGCGGCCGACTTCACCCGGCCGCACCAGGTGCTGTCCGACGAGGCCGTCGTGGTCGGCCTGGACGCGGACCGCCCGTTCGGCCTGATCGAGGCGCTGGTGCTGCACCACGTGCCCGACCTCGACCACGCCCGCGAGATCCAGGCGGCGTACCTGGACAAGCTGCCGTCGGGATCGTTCGTCGCGATCAGCCACGCCTGCAACCCGCGCGACGGCAGCGAGACCGCCCGGGTCGCCGAGGCCTTCGAGCAGCGGCTCGCGCCGAGTTTCCCCGACCTGCGCTTCCGGACGCCGGAGGAGATCCTGTCCCTGTTCGGCGACCTGAAGGTGCTCTCACCGGGCCTGGTCCGCCTGTCCGACTGGAACCCGTACGGCGAGGTCGACCTCGAGGCACCGGACATCGACGACGCCAGCAACTTCCTGTACTGCGCGGTCGCCCGCAAGCCCTGAGCGACGGGCAACGGCCCCCGCGGTGCCGGAGGAACAGGCGCCACGAGGGCCGTGCTTCGTCGTTCAGGCCGCAGGGAACGGCCGGCTAGCTCAGTTCGCGCGGCTGGTGTTGATCTCGCCGTTGACTCCGGCCGGGAAGAAGCCGCCCTTGGTGGCCTTCTTCGGGGTCAGGTAGACGACGTTGAGGACCTGGTCGGCGCCGCGGCTGAAGGCGATGCCGTTGGCGTCGGTCGGGACGATGTTGGTCTTGCCCTTGTAGGTGACGCCCTGGTCGAGGTCGGTCTTGCCGTCGAGGCTGTCGCGGGCGTTGGAGATCGCCACCGAGGGGACCTCGAGGCCGGCCGCGACGAGGCTCGTGCGGATGTTGGCGGCGTGGTAGGCCTCGACCGCGAGGATGCCGGCCGCTGCCTCCAGGTAGGTCTTGTTGGTGATCAGCGGAGCGGCGCCCTTGTACGCCGTGACGCCGACGTCCTCGAAGACGTACGCGGCGAGCAGGAAGTTGTTCTCGTTCGCGTAGGCGTCGAACTTCTGGCCGGGCTTGATCAGGCCGGCCGCGGTCGCTGCGGCGGTGAAGGCCGCGTCGATGTCGATCGCCGGACGAGCGACCTTGGCGCCGCCGAGCGCGCTGCGGAGGAACTTCACGTGGGCCAGCTCGTCGGCCGCGATCTCCTCGGCGTACGCCTTGACCGCCTTGGTCTGGAACTTCACCTTGCGGCCACCGCGCACGGCCCCCAGCTTGCCCTTGCCCACCACGTCGGTGGCGGACAGGCCGTAGCCGCGGACGGCGCGCAGGTAGAACTCGGCCTCCAGGTACTCGAGGTTGAGCGCGAAGTTCAGCACCGCGCCGTCGCTCGGCTGGCCGCTCGGGTGGTGCTTGTCGCCGAGCCCCAGGTCCAGCCCGAGCGGACCCGAGTCGGCAGCCGCGGGGTTGAGCACGCCGCTGGCCAGCAGCCCGCCGCCGGCCAGACCCGCACCGACGGTGGTGACACCGGCGGCCCGCAGGAACTTGCGCCGGTCGACACCGTTCTCGGCGCTGCGGTCGATCGCGTTACGGATGAAGAGTTTGTCGAACATACGTGGAGAACTCCGATGTTCCGGGGTACCCGGGCTGTCCGCCGGGCTGTGGATTGACGATCCGATGGGATAACGAGTCACTCGGCCCGAAGCAACGAACTTTTGCGAAATTGTGCAAATGACGAAATGTTCGGACCGGACTGATGCCGGTCGCGGGGATCGTCAGGCCGCGGCAGCATCAGCCCGGACACCGGCGGTGAGGCCGGCAGAAGTCGTTCGCACCCGGCGCCGCCGCGGATGGGTCATCGGGGCCAGAAGTTCAGCCGCGGACGGTGAGGACGATCAGTACGACGTTGAGCACGGACACCGCCGCGGCGACCAGACAGGCCAGCAAAGTAGTCCGCAGGCGGTTGACCAGGGCGCCCATCACCCGCCGGGACGCGGTGAGCCGGACCAGCGGCCAGAGCGCACAGGGAATCCCGAAGCTCAGCACGACCTGGGAGACGACCAGTGCCCGGCTCGGATCGATGCCGATGGCAAGGACAATCAGCGCGGGCAGCAGCGTGATCAGCCGCCGCACGGCGAGCGGCACGTGGCGTTGCCAGAACCCTTCCAGGATGACCGATCCGGCGTACGTGCCGACCGAGGACGACGCGAATCCGCTGGCCAGCAAGGCCAACGCAAACAGCAGAGCCGGTAGCTGGCCGAGCCGGTCGCCGATCGCCACGTGGGCGGCGTCGAGTGAGTCGGCGCCGGATCCGCTCAGTGCGGCGGCGGCGAGGACGACCATCGCCAGGTTCACCGCACCCGCCAGGGCCATCGCGACCCCGACATCGATCCGCGTTGCCCGCAGTACGCGCTGCTTGCCGGCGGCGGAGCGGATGGATTTCCAGTGCCGGTCGGTGACCAGGGCGCCGTGCAGCCAGATCGCGTGCGGCATCACGGTCGCGCCGAGCATCCCGGCCGCGAGGACCAGCGACTGGGTGCCGTCCAGTCGCGGGATCATCCCGTTCACGACCGCTCCGGCCGAGGGCTCGGCCCTGACGGTCGACACGACGAACCCGATCAGCACCACCGCGAGCAGTCCGATGATCGCGGCCTCGAACGGGCGCTGGCCGCGTTTCGACTGATAGATCAGCAATCCGAACGAGACCGCGCCGGTGATCACGCCACCCAGCAGCAGCGGTACGCCGAACAGCAGGTTCAGCGCGATCGCTCCACCCACGACCTCGGCCAGGTCGGTCGCGATGGCCACCAGCTCGGCCTGCGCCCACAACCCGCGCGAAGTCGTCGCCCGGAACTGCTCCCGGCACAACTGCGGCAGCGTCTTCCCCGTCGCGATACTCGCCTTCGCCGCCAAGTACTGCACGAGCACAGCCATCAGGTTCGCCCCGACGACCACCCAGCACAGCAGATACCCGTACGTCGCGCCCGCCGCGATGTTCGTCGCGAAGTTGCCCGGGTCCACGTAGGCCACCGCCGCCACGAACGCGGGCCCGAGCAGCAACAGGCTCGAACGGTTCAGCTGACGACGTAGCGGCGCCGGTGCGTACATGAACTCTCCCTGCGCTGGACTCGAAGCGTCCCCGGGCATTCGAAGCTACCCCGGCTCCGGATGGGAGGGACCCATCCGCCGGACCGCCGCTCCGAACGCGCTGCGTAAGGCACCGAACACCTACGGCAAGGAGCGACCGTGCCCGACCGGACGGCGCCTGTCGCTTGCCCAGAGATCGACGCGATCGAGCAGACGGTCCGGCGCGCCCAGTCCGGCGACGCCGCTGCTTTCGGGGAGCTGTACGACGCCTACGTCACGACCGTCTACCGCTATGTCCTGGCCAAGGTCTCGGCC
The Kribbella italica DNA segment above includes these coding regions:
- a CDS encoding acyl-CoA carboxylase subunit beta, encoding MGETVNIHTTAGKLADLEQRLDEAVHAGSERAVEKQHARGKKTARERIALLLDEGSFSELDEFARHRSTSFGLDANRPYGDGVVTGFGTIDGRQVCVFAQDFTVFGGSLGEVFGEKIVKVMDLAMKIGCPLIGINDSGGARIQEGVVSLGLYGEIFRRNVRASGVIPQISLIMGPCAGGAVYSPAVTDFTVMVDESSYMFITGPDVIKTVTGEDVTQEELGGARTHNTKSGNAHYLGSDEEDAIDWVKALVAHLPQNNLEDPPVYDAPADLAVTDLDAALDTLIPDSPNQPYDMHTVIETVVDDGDFLEVQALFAPNLIVGFGRVEGRPVGVVANQPMQFAGTLDIDASEKAARFVRTCDAFNVPILTFVDVPGFLPGTDQEWNGIIRRGAKLIYAYAEATVPMITVITRKAYGGAYDVMGSKHLGADMNIAWPTAQIAVMGAQGAVNILHRRELAAAEDLESRRQQLITEYEDHLANPYIAAERGYIDAVIKPSETRAEIVRALRLLRTKRDTLPPKKHGNIPL
- a CDS encoding OFA family MFS transporter, translated to MGILSVLDREHSVAPPGYSRWLIPPAALAVHLCIGQAYATSVYKTSLVKHFDASQTSIGVIFSIAIVMLGLSAAVGGTWVERNGPRKAMFVSACFWAAGFLVGALGIGTGQLWLVYLGYGVIGGIGLGIGYISPVSTLIKWFPDRPGLATGLAIMGFGGGALVASPLSRQLLSLYDDGYDPNNSASVAGGGALVALFVTLGLAYFVIMMFGVFNIRVPAEGWKPDGFDPSTVKQKALVTTSNVSAANAIKTPQFWLLWVVLLCNVTAGIGILEQASPMIQDFFRGADGKSSVAVAAAAGFVGVLSIFNMAGRFGWSTTSDVIGRKPIYALYLGVGIIAYFLLATVGHNSTALFVLLAAVILSFYGGGFATVPAYLRDLFGTYQVGAIHGRLLTAWSVAGVAGPLIINGFLDREGKPGTLTEEAYRPALFTMVGVLAIGFVANLLIRPVAERFHEKSSTAATEAAS
- a CDS encoding TetR family transcriptional regulator produces the protein MVSPDEPVAEPRRRAAHLGPERRRPMILEAALEVFSERGYAGTTMQSVADAAGVTKPVVYASFANRDELLLALLAREEQHLVLSIMAALPADPTVGTPQEHVLEGLSAFLETAAKNPQSWRIVFGAQYGAAPVVADRVRAARAFLVEGLRLTLVQSLPGVTAPDANLPVLAEMLASMTEACARMLVVDGTDRTPAELAQVVSQVVGGGFSSV
- a CDS encoding phosphoenolpyruvate carboxylase → MTETGSQANARTRTRARFEVPEELRADVRLLGEILGRILVEYAGQPLLDDVEKLRELTIAGDGEAAERLVATWPHERAEDVARAFTCYFHLTNLSEELHRARVLRERDRSGDAPAVSELAQAVEQISTDAGEQQARALLNGLEFRPVLTAHPTEARRRAVLATIRRISSLLEERNDPRAGDAELAENRRGLVEQVDILWRTGQLRTSRPTPLDEVRSAMAVFEETLFDVVGNVYRRLDDALAGDAAGTRPPVVAPFVRLGSWIGGDRDGNPNVTAAITREAMQIQADHVLRALEQATDQLGRSLTLDAATTPPSAPVRRILEDARAVNPELIADIETRSPAEPHRQLLLLAARRLAATRGRDADFGYPRAADFAHELKVLQDSLVSAGAPRQAFGQLQQLIWQVSSFGFHLAELEVRQHSSVHAKALEEVLGGGELSDQTEEVLATLRVIGQIQQRFGPEACRRYVVSFTRNAGDLAAVYELADAALDGRPIELDVVPLFETGEDLQNSVEVLDNAIQLTRVRHRLTANDRRFEVMLGYSDSAKDVGPVSATLALYDAQARITAWSQRNAIRLTLFHGRGGALGRGGGPANRAVLAQAPGSVAGRFKLTEQGEAIPARYGNAPIAQRHIEQVTAATLLASTPAIEERATAAADRFGEIEKVLDEAARTAYHQLVKADGFAEWFGRVTPLEELGQLPLGSRPARRGVAVSSLEDLRAIPWVFAWSQARVNAPGWYGLGSALAAVGDVAALQDANKNWPLFQVMLENAEMSLAKTDRRILGRYLELGDRDDLTQLMLDEHELTTEWVLKVLGGDRLLAGRRVLGRAVELRNPYVDALSYLQLRALRTLRTDDSLDEEQIVRTRRLLLLTVSGVAAGLQNTG
- a CDS encoding biotin--[acetyl-CoA-carboxylase] ligase — encoded protein: MEHPRFGDLERPPLDEKFLRARLLGPGGLWTQIDVLTETPSTNAVLAAAARTGAPEGLVATAEYQSSGRGRLGRTWTTPPRSALLTSVLLRPTAVPAARWPWLGLLVSLAVASAVRRVAEVPAQVKWPNDVLIEDRKLAGILLERVEGPAAIVGMGLNVTLRADERPHPAATSLALEGAATTDRVTVLSAVLRELAARYEEWVAAAGDPAVILPDYQELSATIGRPVRVELPDGKFLEGKATGLDTDGRLLVDAADGQRALAAGDVTHLRPS
- a CDS encoding MFS transporter small subunit yields the protein MNQTPRLVVSWALVAVLLGYGVIQTLITAAKLFTS
- a CDS encoding SCP2 sterol-binding domain-containing protein, translated to MTERGGAHWLESGDWSGLELGELARLVDRTSERELRHRLIGGVREIALREIFRRMPEYLRPARAGGFDAVVTWQITGAAGGVHGEGVDEYYLQITDGRCELLPTHPGPAQISVRTDPATLLKIVTGNEDPITAVLKQRLSVRGDLALAARLTKIFAAGPH
- a CDS encoding PH domain-containing protein, yielding MAISAKLLGEDEYVVVSTRTHWKALIFPVFLLLLVVAGGGGFLTAVVPSGNLQTPARIAIGVAGLLVLVVFGAKPFLNWFFSTYTLTNRRLITRHGILTRTGRDIPLMRINDVSYEHGLIDRMLGCGTLQIQSASEGGHVVLPDVPHVEQMHLKMSDLLFGGPDGKPGDGYLDDEAPPQHQRIRSQQPPAEEPEAETLFSSDDNDRR